The Aquabacterium sp. A3 DNA window GGCCAGATCGGCTAAGGTGAGAGGCATGACCGGCAATGTGGACGAGGTGCGCGAGGTGCGCGAAGTGGCGGCGCCAAGCGTGCGACATGGGCGCATGCCCAGCGCCCGGGCGGCCGCCTGGGCATTGGGCATGGCCGCTGCACTGTGCCTGCTGCTGGGCGCCTGGCCGATGCAGGCCTGGGCAGGCCGCCAGGCCGAAGAGCCCCTGGCGGATTCGGTGCGCACGGCCTTGTCGGCGGCCGTGGGCTCGGCCGAGCCTCAATTGGTGTTCGCCGATGCGCAGCAGCAGCGGCAGTGCGACCGGTGGGCACGCGCCCTGCAGCACAAACTGGTCAAGCGCAAGCCCGATGAGCTGGTCCGCCTGGAGTTTCTCAACACCGTGTGCTACGAGGCCAAGCGGGCGGGGCTGGAGCCCAGCCTGATCATGGGCCTGATCCAGGTCGAAAGCGCCTTCCGCAAGTACGCCATCTCATCGGTGGGCGCGCGGGGCTACATGCAGGTCATGCCCTTTTGGTCGCGCCTGATCGGCACGGGTGACCCCAGCAGCCTGTTCCACATGCAGACCAACCTGCGCTTTGGCTGC harbors:
- a CDS encoding transglycosylase SLT domain-containing protein, with the protein product MPSARAAAWALGMAAALCLLLGAWPMQAWAGRQAEEPLADSVRTALSAAVGSAEPQLVFADAQQQRQCDRWARALQHKLVKRKPDELVRLEFLNTVCYEAKRAGLEPSLIMGLIQVESAFRKYAISSVGARGYMQVMPFWSRLIGTGDPSSLFHMQTNLRFGCVILRHYLDREKGNLFMALGRYNGSRGQAKYPNMVNAAWRQWQALERDQVVAQGS